The nucleotide sequence CTTCTTTCGAGCGCCTTATCTTTCTCGATATATTTTCGATATTCGGTGAGCGTAGTAGCACCAATGGCATGCAGTTCGCCCCGGGCCAGTGACGGCTTCAGGATGTTAGCAGCATCCATCGATCCTTCTGTGGCTCCTGCGCCTACCAGCGTATGAATTTCGTCGATAAACAGGATAAGTTCACCGTCCGATTCCATTACCTCTTTCACGACGGCTTTCAGCCGCTCTTCAAACTCTCCGCGGAACTTTGTGCCTGCTACAAGAGCACCCATATCCAGCGCAACTATCTGTTTGGTCTTGAGCCCTTCCGGCACGTCTCCCCGAACAATTCTGAGAGCAAGTCCTTCAGCAATAGCCGTTTTACCCACGCCCGGTTCACCAATCAGTACAGGGTTATTTTTGGTCCGCCGTGACAAAATCTGCATAACCCTGCGTATCTCCTGATCGCGTCCAATTACGGGATCCAGCTTATTTTTTTCAGCCAGCTCATTCAGATTGCGCGCATACTTCTTAAGCGCCTGATACCGGCTTTCGGCATTGGGATCATCCACAGTTTGTGTCCCGCGTATTCCTTTCAGCACATTCAGTATCTGATCCCTGGTAACACCCTCTTTTTTCATTAGGGTTGAAGCTTCAGAGGAAGCAGTGAGAACGCCCAAAAGAATATGCTCTGAGCTGATATACTCATCACCAAGCTCAGCAGCTTCTTTTTGTGCGTTATCAAATACAGCCTTGGAGTTGTTCGACAGATACTGGCCGGACACCGATGCACCCTTTACTATCGGAAAAGACGCAATGGCAGCATCCAGTTTTTCGATAAACGATGGTACATTGATACCTACTTTCTTCAAAACCTGCACTGTAACATTTTCTGAATCACTTAGCAGAGCCTTCAGAACATGTGCGGGTTCTACAGCCTGATGATTCTCATTCTGTGCAAGATCGATGGCCGCCTGTACGGCTTCCTGAGCTTTAATGGTAAACTTGTTGAAATTCATGGATTCTGACTCTGATTATTTGTTTCACTTTATTCAAAGCCAAAATCATACCCTGTAGGCTGAAAGCTGTCGGAATTGCAGAAGTTTAGCTGCTACAGAGCTATTGGGGTGAATAATCTCACCTGCATGTCAGTGTACTGACAGATCATGTGAGTTCATCACACGAAATGGCATAAAAAAATAAAAAAAGCCACAGTGTATCCCGAAACGGGTACGCTGTGGCTCTGAATTGTATAAGAAGGGTTGTTTTAAACTACCCGTTCTAATTGTTTGATACGGTGACGCTGGATTCCTGAACCTCATTCTGAAGGTAGTAGAAAACCCTGTTTTGATCAGTCAGATCGATATAGCCCGTCAGAGCCACCGGCTCCTTGAATTCATCCTGGTTTTGGTAATATTCAAGTGCAAGATAGGCTTTGAATCTGATTGAGTGTGACGGGCCTTCCAGCGCAATTTTGCTGAGACGGCCAAGTACCCTGTTCGACCTGAAGTCCGGATACACAATCTTGTAGCTTACAGCGTTGAAAAGCGCTGATTCAACTACTCCATGCACATCAGATTGCAGGCCGAAAAGAATCGTGTCTTCCAAATTTCTGAAATGACTATCCTTGTCGACTTCGTTTAGTTGATCTGTTTTAGTGATCTGAGACGTTGCAGATTGTGCCGAAACCAGGTTAATTGAACCTGAGAGAGCAATCGCAAATGAGATGATTACGTACTTTATTTTATTCATATCTCTTATATGTTATTGAGTCCTTGTCTGTCGAGATCGATACTTTATCGATTCGCCATAAAGATAGAGCTGCATTCAATCCTCAATCAAGAGGGGTGTCAATATAATTTTCCTATTCAAATCCATATACCGTGTCATTTTTTCATGAAAGCCCTTCTATTTATATTTCCGTTAACATTCAGTTAATAATACATCTGACAGTCAAAATTATTTTCTTTGTCTGTTTTGCAGAAAAGCCCTTACAATTTCATATAATCCAAAAAGCGCTTACATAAAACTTCTTATTTGTACTGACAAAAAAACATCTAAAAAGGGCTTTAAAGACACAGGGAAGCGCTTCATTCTGCCTGCCAAAGACATTCTTTCAGTACGATATCCATGAAACCTGAGAGTAAATGTTGTGAATACCGATTTTGTGTTGACAACACATTTCTATAGGTTACATTCTGATATGTATATCAAAATGATCTAAATACAGACAGTACAATATGAGAAGTGTGCGATTCGACCGTCTAACCGTTGAAATTACAAATGGCGACATTGTTGAGCAGAACGACTGCGACGCTATTGTAAATGCAGCGAATGCTCAGCTCCGAACGGGCGGGGGCGTTGCAGGTGCCATTCACTCTGCAGGTGACCCTGAACTTGAAGAGCTTACAAAACCTCTCGCCCCTATTGAGCCGGGCGAAGCTGTTATTACGGAGGCTCCCAATATGCCGTTTAAATACGTGATTCACTGTCTGGGACCCGTATACGGAAAGGATACTCCCTCTGATGAACTTCTTACCAACTGTTACTCGAATGCTTTAAAACTCGCTGACGAACACCAGGTTGAATCCATCGCCTTTCCATCCATCTCTACCGGTGCATTTGGTTACCCAATGAAGGAAGCAGCCACAGTGGCGTTCGAAACCATCAAAAAGTCAGCACCAAATCTTCGGTCTGTTTCCTATGTGCGGTTTGTTCTTTGGAGTCCGGCTGACTACAATCTGCACTGGGATGTATTGAAGGAGATGTAATTATCCTGGCGCCTGCCGGATGAATTTGTGCTATGCAGTACCGTTCTCATTATCTATCCCCATAAATTTCGTTAAGAACACCGGCCATACGGATTCCGGCCTGAAGTAAACGCCTGAAGGCGATGTCCAGATTTTCGTATCTGTAGGGATAACTTAATCGCATATTGTCCGGCAGGTCATAGATCCTGTCTCTGTAGGTCATCGACTCATACGCCCAGTCACGGACGGAGGAATTCTGCCACTCTTCGATCTGCAGAGCTGTCGCAGTATCCAGCTCCCTGGCAAGCTCGCTATAGCTCATTTGAAGTGAATTGATGATATCGCTGTCCCAAACCCTATGCAGGTTGGAGTTCTCTCCCATCCACTGCAGTCGAACATCATTTCCACCCCTGTCTTCTCCCGTGCCAACATGCATCGGCTGATGAATATCTCCAATCATATGCATTACAAGCATCAGTTTCTCACGCTCCTCCGCAACGCTGAGCTCTCCGCTTTTCAATTCTGCAATTAATGTCTCCAGAGCCCAGATAATATCACCGGCCTCTTCCTGCTCGGCCTGCTCATAGGTAAGGCCATCAGGGATGGTTGCCCAGTGCCATGTTGCCGTATAGTCGTAGCTGCTGTCCGAACGAATGTCGTCCATCCAAACAGTAGCACGCGCCATGGTCATATCACCCAGTAAAGAGTTTACTTTTTCCCTGGCTTGTTCCGTAAGATGGCGTTCGGCAATTTCACCGGTCACATAGTGCCCGATCTGCCCCCATTTGCCTGAATTATCCGTGCTGCTGCCAACGAGAAGAAGAGAGACCATCAGGAGTAGTATGTGCTGTTGTATCATGATATTTAATTTATTTTGACTGAATGCTTGAACTTTTCAAGAAGAATACGGTTTTCGCAACTTCTCCTGTAGTAACGACATATAGAAGCCAATAGCTTACTTCTTACGAAGTTCGGCCAGCTCTTTAAACAACTGCTTCTCTTTCATTGTCAAATTCTTGGGCAGAGAAACCTCCATCACTATGAAATAATTTCCTCTTTTCCCGTTTTTTGACATTTCGGGCAGGCCTCTTTCCGGAAGGCGAAATGTTTTGCCATTGGATGATTCAGGAGGTATGGCCAGCTTCACCTTTCCATCGAGCGTCTGGATTGTAGTTTCACCACCCAAAAGAGCCGTATACAGGTCTACGGGAACCGTTTGGTACACATCCTTTCCCCTGCGTTCGTAGCCTGGGGGGATATTAACATTAATTTTCAGGTAGAGATCGCCTTTGGGCATACCGCTGGCTGTGCGGCCCCTGCCCTTCAGCTTCAGTCGTTTGCCGTCTTCTATGCCAGCCGGGATCCTTACTTTAACTTTATCACCATTGATTCTCAGATATTTTTCCACACCGTGGAAAAGATCCGCGAGCTCAACCGTAATGGCTGCTTCCGTATCCGGTGCTTTACGGGGTGCCCTTGAGCGGGTTCGCTGGCCCCCAGTCCTGTACGTGCCCCCATTTCCATATTGACCTCCACCGAACAACGTCTCAAAAAAACTTGAAAAAGGGCTGCCGCCGCCTTGTCGGGTATCACCGAATATGTCATCAAAATTTACATTTACCCGTTGTCCCTGTCCGCGGCCGGCGTACTGCGACCAGTTAAAATCGTCAGGATCGGCCCCGGCCTGCTGATACCGTTTCCAATCGGATCCTACCTTGTCATACAGTTTCCTCTTCTCAGGATCCTTCAGAACCTCATATGCCTCACCAATCTCTTTAAATTTAGCTTCGGCCCTCTCATTACCCGGATTTTTATCCGGATGGAATTTGGCCGCCATCTTCCTGTATTTCTTCTTGATCTCTTCCTGGGAAGCATCTCTTGATACCCCCAACACCTTGTAATAATCTTTATAATCCATAGTATCACCTCATCGTCAATATACGCAGCAAACTGTATGCCGTCAGCTATAATCTTGAGATTTTGGCAGTTTCGCGCATACTCAGCTCCAAATAGGGATCATACCGCCTATAAATTTCACTGTAACAGGACAACACGGCATAAAAAAGCCTCCAGACCTTTTATGGCCGGGAGGCTTTTACTTTTTTTATTCTGAAGCAGGATTATTTTTTGTCATCCTCTTCTTCATCTACAACTTCAAAGTCCGCATCAACGGCATCGTCTCCTTCTTCTTCAGAAGCTTCCGCTTCTGCGGCACCTTCAGCTGAAGGTTCTCCCGCAGCTTCAGAGGCCTGATAGATTTCCTGGGAAGCGGCCGCCCAAACCTGATTCAGTTCTTCGATGGCGCCTTCGATCTCATCCACATTTTCATTTTTGTGGAGTTCCTCGAGCTTGCTCACTGCTTCTTCAATTTTGGTGCGGTTATCTTCGGAAATCTTATCCTTATGCTCGTCGAGCTGTTTTTTGGTTGTAAAGATGAGGGAGTCGGCCTTATTCAGCGTCTCAATTTTCTCCCGTACTTTTTTATCCTCTTCGGCATGCTCTTCGGCAGCTGTCTTCATCTTCTCGATCTCCTCTTCACTCAGGCCTGAGGATGATTCGATCCGGATGCTTTGTTCCTTACCGGTGCCTTTATCTTTCGCGCTCACATTCAATACGCCGTTGGCGTCGATGTCGAACGTTACTTCGATCTGCGGCACACCGCGGGGTGCAGGTGGAATTCCGTCAAGGTGGAAGCGTCCCAGTGTTCTGTTGTCCTGGGCTTTGGCCCTTTCACCCTGCAAAATGTGGATCTCCACGCTTGTCTGACTGTCAGCAGCGGTTGAGAAGACCTCTTTCTTGCTTGTCGGTATGGTTGTATTGGATTCTATCAGCTTGGTCATCACGCCACCCAGTGTTTCGATACCGAGTGTAAGCGGTGTTACATCAAGCAGAACAACATCGTCTACGTCGCCCGACATCACACCACCCTGAATTGCTGCACCAATGGCAACAACCTCATCCGGGTTAACGCCTTTGCTTGGATCTTTGCCAAAGAACTCTTTCACCACTTCCTGGATTTTCGGAATTCTGGTAGAACCGCCCACCAGGATTACCTGATCAATTTCATTCTTACTGATCCCGGCATCCTTGATCGCTTTTTCGCATGGCTTGATGGTTCTCTTCACCAGATCATCCACCAGCTGCTCAAATTTGGCTCTTGTCAGGTCAATATTCAGGTGCTTGGGACCCGAGTCGGTAGCCGTTATAAACGGAAGGTTCACATTGGTTTTCTGAGAGCTGGAAAGTTCAATCTTTGCCTTTTCTGCTGCATCCTTCAGACGCTGCATGGCCATTGGATCTTTTCTGAGGTCGATTCCTTCATCCTTTTTGAATTCATCGGCCAGAAAATTAATAACCCTCTGGTCAAAGTCGTCACCACCAAGGTGCGTGTCACCGCTGGTAGATTTCACTTCAAAAACCCCGTCGCCAAGGTCCAGTACAGACACGTCGAACGTACCTCCACCCAGGTCGTATACAATTATCGTCTGATCCTGGTCTTTTTTATCAAGACCGTATGCAAGCGATGCGGCAGTGGGCTCGTTAATGATACGTTTCACATCAAGCCCGGCAATTTTACCCGCTTCCTGCGTGGCCTTTCTCTGTGCATCGTTAAAGTACGCGGGAACGGTAATAACCGCTTCCGTTACTTTTTCGCCCAGGTACTCCTCGGCGGTCTGCTTCATTTTCTGAAGAACCATGGCTGAGATTTCTTGTGGCGCATACTTTCTGTCTTCAATCTGTACGCGTGCAGTTCCATCATCTTCCGATTTCACTACCTTGTATGAAACCTGGCCAATCTCTTCTTTTACTTCATTATACATGCGTCCCATAAAACGCTTGATGGAAGAAACGGTTTTGTCGGGATTGGTAATAGCCTGACGCTTGGCAGGTGCGCCCACAAGCCGCTCTCCGTCTTTTGTAAAAGCCACAACGGAAGGTGTTGTTCTGCCGCCTTCCGAGTTTTGAATAACAACCGGTTCATTGCCTTCCATTACGGAGACACACGAGTTGGTTGTACCTAAGTCAATTCCTATGATTTTACCCATAATTCTGTTTTCCTGTTTGCTTTAGCTTATAATTAAATCGTTTACTTGATCGGAATGGATGTCGCTTCGCTGTCGTCTTCCATGCCCGTTTTCTTCAAAGTGATTTTTAAAACTCCGTTTGAAAAAGAAGCACTTACAGATGATTCATCAACCTGTTCGGGAACAGCAAATGCTTTTGAAAATGCACCTTGCTTCCTTTCATGTCTTACCAGTGTTTCACCGTCTTCCAGATAGAGCTCTCTTTCACCGCTAACGGTAAGCACGTGGTGTTTCAGCGTAATTTTCACCTCTTTTTTCGACATACCCGGCAGATCCAGAAGAATTGTGTACATATCCTCACTCTCAATCACATCGCTGGAAGGATTGAAGTAAGAGGAATCAGCCTGACCGGGCACTGTGCGCTCTACAAACTGCTGAATATCCTTTCCCAGTTTAGACAGCTGCTTTTCAAGATCTATGGAAAAATTACTCATGAATGCTCCTTTTGATTTCCGGTGTTCGTGTAAAACCCAAAGATTTTACGCTGAATCTCTTTGATTCTGCCGCCGAACACCGCTTTTAATCATATGAGAGCAATCACAGTGCCAAGCATTTGATCAGGAACCAATAACTGACGTATTGACATGGCAGTGAAGAGAAGAGAGAAGGGTTGCCAGATTGTCAATCAATTTTCTTGCAACGCGGAGAGGTCTTGCCAGAAATGCGGATAGGATATTGCCGTGCACTCTGCATCCACAATCTCTGAACTGCCTTTTGAACGGAGAGCCAGAATAGCGGATGCCATGGCCATGCGGTGATCGTGAAAAGAGGGATATCGTGCTGCCAGCGGCTCAAAGTCCGGGTTACCGTAAATGATAATGCCGTCTTCTTTTAATTCGGTTTTTGCCCCCGCAAGAGTCAGAATTTCATGCATCGCAGCAAGCCTGTCGGTCTCTTTATGCCGCAATTCACTTGCTCCGCTGATCACAGAGCGGCCCTCGGCAAAACACATTGCCACCATTAAAACAGGCAGTTCATCAATGCAATTGGGTACCAGGGCAGGATCGAGCTCAATGGCCCGGAGCGCTGATGAGGTAACCGTGAGGTCGGATACCGGTTCTTTCTGCGCAAAACGGTCGTTTGTTCGTTCAAATTCTGCCCCCATCTGTTCAAGAATGTGGTAGGCTGCATTGCGGGTTGGATTCATCCCTGTATTGGAAATTCTGATTTCTGCGCCGGGAAATATGGTTCCTCCAACCATCCAGAATGCTGCAGCAGAAAAATCGCCGGGTACCTCATAGTTTTGTGCCGGTATAACGTCTGAGCGGCTGCTTCTGATCACCTTTGCAGTGCCGAAAGCTTCGGAATCAAGTTCAAGCAACCTCTCTGTGTGGTCTCTGCTGGGAATGGGCTCAACCACTTCCACCGGGTCGTCACTAAAGAGTCCCGCAAGCAGCACGCACGACTTGAGCTGTGCACTTGGAATCGGCAAGGGATATCTGAGGGGCCGGAGTCCCTGGTTTTTTCCAATATGAATGGGTGCATATTCACCGTCTTTCCCGTCAATTGTGCACCCCATCTGTTTAAGCGGATCCATTATCCGTTTCATTGTGCGGGATGAAAGCGATGCATCGCCTGTCAACCGGCACTCAATGCCGGCACCCGCAACTATGCCGCTGAGGAGCCTCATGGTAGTACCCGAATTGCCGCAATCCAGTGGTTTTAGAGGAGTCTGAAAGCCATCGCGCCCCACACCCCGAATCCTGACACTCCTTCCGTTTCTGTCAATTTCCACGCCCAGCAATGTCAAACAGTTCAGCGTACTTTGGGGGTCAGCAGCTTCAGAAAAGTTCTCTATAACGCTGACTTCGCGGGATAATGCCGCAAAAAGTGCCGATCTGTGAGAAATGGATTTATCAGGGGGTGCTGTAACGGTGCCGGAGAGTTTAGTGCCCGGCTGTACTTTTTTAATCATGGATCAATCTCTGTTGAGAAGTCTTTGCGCTTTCTCGGCTCCGTCAGTACCCGGATACTGTTCTACAATATTGGTGAGTAGATTAATGGCATCGCCCCGGCGTCCTTCCCGGATATAAATTTCAGCTATCTTATACTGTGCCTCCGCCACCCAGACATCATAAGCCTGATACAGGCTGCTAACCTTGGAAAACTCCTCCAGGGCTGTTTCCATCTCCTGCTGCTGCAGGTAGCTTTCCCCAAGCAGGTATTGCGCTTCAGCACCTATTGCTGTTGTATTGTTGTCTGACACCAGTGAAAAGAATCTGCGCGCCTCGTCCGGCCGTGAATCCTCAAGCAGAACCTTGCCAAGGCCTACCCTTGCGGCATCGCTGCCGGGATTGAGCGACAGAACCTGCTCAAAATTTTGCCGGGCTTCATTGGTTCTGTCCATAGCAAGGTGTGCATTGCCCAGGCCTAAAAAAGCCTCCTGCCGGTATCGTGCATCTTTTTCTGCAAGCTGATTGTATCTTTCAATAGACTCCTCATAGGCGCCTTCCATAAGCAGCAGGCGACCCAGTTCAGCAAGGGCGGGTGCTGCACGTTCAGAATCCGGATATTCATTTATGAGCGTCTCATAAGCGCTGATTGCACCATCGATATCGTCAGTTCGCTGAAACGCATCGGCCATATTGAAATATGCATCGGGCACAAGTTCCTGGTTGTTCGTAATCCGCAGATATTGCCTGAACTCACGAACTGCAGCATCATAGTCGCCGGCCTGCAACAGGTTCTCCGCCTGACGGAACCGGAGCCTGTCGGCGGTAGTGGATGTCGGGTTATCAGCCAGAAAATCTTCCAGAATATCGGTTGAGGTGTCGTCACTTCCGGCTGATAGCTGAGCGAACTGAATACCGTTTATCGCTTCAATGATATAACTGCTGCGCGGATAGTTTTGAAGCACGTCACGATAGGATGATATGGCTTCTTCATAATCGCCCGCATTATAATAGGAGTCACCGATATTGTACTGAGCGCGGGCAGCCCATTCAGTTCCCGGAAATCGGCTGATCACGGTTCTGAACTCCTCCACAGCCTGATCATAATTACCGGTATTCAGATAGATATATGCAATGTTATACTGCGACTGCTCTCTAAGGGACGAAAAGGGATAGATTCTAAGTAGCCTCCGGAACTGGCTCACAGCCTCAAAATTCCGGTTCATTCTATAGTAACTGTTTGCCACCTGGAACATGGCATAATCACCGCCGGGCTCCGCACCGATGGCACGGTTATAGTATTCAAGGGCATCACTATATCTCCCCTGGGCATAGAGCGCATCTCCGATACGAAGCTGCGTATCCGTATCAAACGGGAAAAGGGCAATTTCGGGGGGCTCATAGTTTTCAAGAAAATCGATCAGCGGACCGGTGGCATTTTCATAGTCACCCATCATGAAGTAGGCCCATCCAAGCGCATATTTCGCTGCTCCAATAAGCTCATGCCCGGGGTAGTTCTCCACAAATTCGGCATATTGTCCGGCTGCTCTTCCATAATTTCTTATCTGATAAAGTGCATCGGCGCTCCAGAACAGGGCCTCCCTTCCCAATGGTGTATCGGGTGCGTCACGATACACCTGTTCAAACTCCGGCTGAGCCTGTGCATAAGCCTGATTTCTGTAGCGCACCCACGCTCTCTGAAATCTTGCCTGTCTTTTAATTTGCGGATCCAGGTCCCGTATCTCTTCTGCCAGTTCAAATGCCTCGATGGCCCGTGAATACTCGCCGTTTGCAAAGTAAACCTCACCCAGAAATGTGAGTACCTGACCGGGATTTTCCAGGTTGTCGGCTCGCTGCGCCAGGGGCCTGAGAGCTTCAATAGCCTCACCGTAAAATCCTGCTTCAAAGGCTGTTACACCCCATTCGAAATACGCCTGCTCTGTAAACGTGCCGTCCGTGAACCTTGTGCCAAACTCCCGGAATGTTTCAATGGCCTGATCGTACCTGCTTGCCAGCTTCTCATTTGCAGCCTTATAATACAGCGCCTTGCGGGCCAGCTCATCATTCCCTGTCGCAGCTTCACCGAAAGCCCTGGCTGCCCAGTGATAAATATCCTGTTTGTGGTAAACCCAGCCCAGCCCGTAATGGGCAACCCGGGTATCATCTCCCTCTTCAGCACCATTTATGAAGAAACGGTAATATCGCACCGCATTATCAAACTGCTGCAGGGCATTATAGCTTTCTGCCATCAGATAAACAGCTTTTTGCCGGTTTTCGTGATCCAAATTGGGAAGGGCATCCTGAAATGCTTCGACTGCCTGCTCGTACTCTCCCTGCTGGTAATAC is from Rhodohalobacter mucosus and encodes:
- a CDS encoding macro domain-containing protein, with the translated sequence MRSVRFDRLTVEITNGDIVEQNDCDAIVNAANAQLRTGGGVAGAIHSAGDPELEELTKPLAPIEPGEAVITEAPNMPFKYVIHCLGPVYGKDTPSDELLTNCYSNALKLADEHQVESIAFPSISTGAFGYPMKEAATVAFETIKKSAPNLRSVSYVRFVLWSPADYNLHWDVLKEM
- a CDS encoding S1/P1 nuclease → MIQQHILLLMVSLLLVGSSTDNSGKWGQIGHYVTGEIAERHLTEQAREKVNSLLGDMTMARATVWMDDIRSDSSYDYTATWHWATIPDGLTYEQAEQEEAGDIIWALETLIAELKSGELSVAEEREKLMLVMHMIGDIHQPMHVGTGEDRGGNDVRLQWMGENSNLHRVWDSDIINSLQMSYSELARELDTATALQIEEWQNSSVRDWAYESMTYRDRIYDLPDNMRLSYPYRYENLDIAFRRLLQAGIRMAGVLNEIYGDR
- a CDS encoding DnaJ C-terminal domain-containing protein: MDYKDYYKVLGVSRDASQEEIKKKYRKMAAKFHPDKNPGNERAEAKFKEIGEAYEVLKDPEKRKLYDKVGSDWKRYQQAGADPDDFNWSQYAGRGQGQRVNVNFDDIFGDTRQGGGSPFSSFFETLFGGGQYGNGGTYRTGGQRTRSRAPRKAPDTEAAITVELADLFHGVEKYLRINGDKVKVRIPAGIEDGKRLKLKGRGRTASGMPKGDLYLKINVNIPPGYERRGKDVYQTVPVDLYTALLGGETTIQTLDGKVKLAIPPESSNGKTFRLPERGLPEMSKNGKRGNYFIVMEVSLPKNLTMKEKQLFKELAELRKK
- the dnaK gene encoding molecular chaperone DnaK, producing MGKIIGIDLGTTNSCVSVMEGNEPVVIQNSEGGRTTPSVVAFTKDGERLVGAPAKRQAITNPDKTVSSIKRFMGRMYNEVKEEIGQVSYKVVKSEDDGTARVQIEDRKYAPQEISAMVLQKMKQTAEEYLGEKVTEAVITVPAYFNDAQRKATQEAGKIAGLDVKRIINEPTAASLAYGLDKKDQDQTIIVYDLGGGTFDVSVLDLGDGVFEVKSTSGDTHLGGDDFDQRVINFLADEFKKDEGIDLRKDPMAMQRLKDAAEKAKIELSSSQKTNVNLPFITATDSGPKHLNIDLTRAKFEQLVDDLVKRTIKPCEKAIKDAGISKNEIDQVILVGGSTRIPKIQEVVKEFFGKDPSKGVNPDEVVAIGAAIQGGVMSGDVDDVVLLDVTPLTLGIETLGGVMTKLIESNTTIPTSKKEVFSTAADSQTSVEIHILQGERAKAQDNRTLGRFHLDGIPPAPRGVPQIEVTFDIDANGVLNVSAKDKGTGKEQSIRIESSSGLSEEEIEKMKTAAEEHAEEDKKVREKIETLNKADSLIFTTKKQLDEHKDKISEDNRTKIEEAVSKLEELHKNENVDEIEGAIEELNQVWAAASQEIYQASEAAGEPSAEGAAEAEASEEEGDDAVDADFEVVDEEEDDKK
- a CDS encoding Hsp20/alpha crystallin family protein, encoding MSNFSIDLEKQLSKLGKDIQQFVERTVPGQADSSYFNPSSDVIESEDMYTILLDLPGMSKKEVKITLKHHVLTVSGERELYLEDGETLVRHERKQGAFSKAFAVPEQVDESSVSASFSNGVLKITLKKTGMEDDSEATSIPIK
- the aroA gene encoding 3-phosphoshikimate 1-carboxyvinyltransferase; its protein translation is MIKKVQPGTKLSGTVTAPPDKSISHRSALFAALSREVSVIENFSEAADPQSTLNCLTLLGVEIDRNGRSVRIRGVGRDGFQTPLKPLDCGNSGTTMRLLSGIVAGAGIECRLTGDASLSSRTMKRIMDPLKQMGCTIDGKDGEYAPIHIGKNQGLRPLRYPLPIPSAQLKSCVLLAGLFSDDPVEVVEPIPSRDHTERLLELDSEAFGTAKVIRSSRSDVIPAQNYEVPGDFSAAAFWMVGGTIFPGAEIRISNTGMNPTRNAAYHILEQMGAEFERTNDRFAQKEPVSDLTVTSSALRAIELDPALVPNCIDELPVLMVAMCFAEGRSVISGASELRHKETDRLAAMHEILTLAGAKTELKEDGIIIYGNPDFEPLAARYPSFHDHRMAMASAILALRSKGSSEIVDAECTAISYPHFWQDLSALQEN
- a CDS encoding tetratricopeptide repeat protein, with the translated sequence MTRTVTFSILLFVSVISLPLNLTAQELQESYQKVFQQGLELFEKGLYAEALPYFEQAAGKNEMNATGESAQFYRARVLVKLDSSSADLYTDRFLQQYPRSNRAAELLKDISARHLEEGNLENAIQRMDQALNYPQTRNERSELYYKLGETAAEAGRYDLAREYFLTLSDYNRRSEWSPKALYRRGTLFLEEEKFTESARAFELLRERHPLDPMTRRIGTALGESYYQQGEYEQAVEAFQDALPNLDHENRQKAVYLMAESYNALQQFDNAVRYYRFFINGAEEGDDTRVAHYGLGWVYHKQDIYHWAARAFGEAATGNDELARKALYYKAANEKLASRYDQAIETFREFGTRFTDGTFTEQAYFEWGVTAFEAGFYGEAIEALRPLAQRADNLENPGQVLTFLGEVYFANGEYSRAIEAFELAEEIRDLDPQIKRQARFQRAWVRYRNQAYAQAQPEFEQVYRDAPDTPLGREALFWSADALYQIRNYGRAAGQYAEFVENYPGHELIGAAKYALGWAYFMMGDYENATGPLIDFLENYEPPEIALFPFDTDTQLRIGDALYAQGRYSDALEYYNRAIGAEPGGDYAMFQVANSYYRMNRNFEAVSQFRRLLRIYPFSSLREQSQYNIAYIYLNTGNYDQAVEEFRTVISRFPGTEWAARAQYNIGDSYYNAGDYEEAISSYRDVLQNYPRSSYIIEAINGIQFAQLSAGSDDTSTDILEDFLADNPTSTTADRLRFRQAENLLQAGDYDAAVREFRQYLRITNNQELVPDAYFNMADAFQRTDDIDGAISAYETLINEYPDSERAAPALAELGRLLLMEGAYEESIERYNQLAEKDARYRQEAFLGLGNAHLAMDRTNEARQNFEQVLSLNPGSDAARVGLGKVLLEDSRPDEARRFFSLVSDNNTTAIGAEAQYLLGESYLQQQEMETALEEFSKVSSLYQAYDVWVAEAQYKIAEIYIREGRRGDAINLLTNIVEQYPGTDGAEKAQRLLNRD